A stretch of DNA from Saccharomycodes ludwigii strain NBRC 1722 chromosome I, whole genome shotgun sequence:
TTAGCTCCAAATgtaaattttctttgtgGCTCatcaaatataattaaatctaTATTGTTATCATGGTGCAATTCTTCACCAGATATACTATCGGGTATAGTTGCATGGTTTCATTGTGCCAGACAGTTGTCTTCAGTACCTTCATCATTGGACTCAAATGGAAACGATATTTTGGCTATTGGAGAGGTATTAGGATCTAGTGGAGTGATTTTGTGTGTTGCATTAGGAtcaatttttgttatattatCTAATATATTGTCAGCTAATGATTACGGAGACTTTGAATTCCCCAAGGTGTTGAAATTGTTGACTAATTCTATGTTACAGGatttgatttttcttttgatttCGGTAtcaattattttctattgttGTTTGAAAGGGAGTATTTCCATattaaattgtttaataatgttattCGTATATTCCagttttatctttatcaaCTTTTATAAGGGACGAACAGCTCTATCGACAAGTGAGGAAGGAGaagaattaattttagAATTGGAAGAAGGTAGAGACGATAATGAAGATCAAGATATTTCTATTGACTTGCAAGATTTGAATGTTGTAAACAATCATGAAGATAATATCTCACGCACGGtagataatgatgatgatgataataataataataataataataataataataataataataataatacccCAGATGCATCAATAAATGTAAAATCTCCTTTATCAATCgatacaattaaaaaagcaAGCACTTTAAATTATTCTGATTTCATGAAGATTCTAAGCGATGTTGTTGACGAAAGAACAAGGCCGCACACGATGCCTGAGGTAATCAATGTCTCAGACAACGGTTTTAATGATAATCACGGTGCAAATAACAATGAAGACAGAAATTATAGAGCGAATTCTGCACCTGctataattaattttgagCCATATCACGATAATGtcgatgataataataatattaatgatgataCTGATAGCAACAATGATTATACCCATGcaagtaacaataatgcaGTTCCTCCTataattttccaaaataataatggtataatgtctgtaaataaaaaatttaaaaaatggaataATAGGACATTAAAGGAGCTTACAGAGAATTTGAGTATTTCTGTCCAAAAGTTCCGAAATAAAGGTTTACTTAGTCAAATAGTTTCTATCGTAGTTTCCCCCATTTTTATAGCTATAAAATTATCGGTTCCGCGTACTTCCAAATCAGTTCCTAAAACTAAAGCCAGATTTATTGTATTGGCTATTCAATCTTTAACTACGCctattttttcatttgtgTCTATTTCACAATTTATACACGCAAACtcaaaaagtttaattttatcacTATTTGGAGGGGCATTAATAGGTTTGTTACTACTCAGTTTGGTTATATTAATGAGGCAAACTATCATAGTTGGAacaaaatattctttttctcaAGGGAGAGGGAGTTATGATGACAATGAGAATAATGGTGTTGACAATGATTTACTATGGGATAATGAGTTTAgtacaattttaaaatttttaagtGTAATTGGTATTTTTAACAGTATTATATGGATTTCTATTTTagcaaataatttaattgaaATTATATCATTTTATCAAAAGTTGACTGGTATCTCCGAATCAATATTGGGCATAACTTTCTTTGCATGGGGCAACTCGATAGGTGACTTACTTTCGAATATTGCTATgttaaaattatacaaGAAATTACCACCTACGTCCAATAATACTAGTAGTAGCTTTAATACCAGTCATGATAATAGTAACTTGGGTAGtagaatattaaaatttgcCATAATTTCAATTAGATCCTGTTTTGGAGGAGTCCTGattaatattttggttGGTATTGGGTTCAATTGTTTGCTAGCCTTAATAGTTAACGACCGTGGGTTTACTACGCAATGGGAACTTTCAATTAATGATACAACCACTTACTTGCATTTTGTCATATCTTCAGTcgcattatttttacaaattatattactaattatattttgtttgtgggtctcaaataataaatctgaTACCAATATCAGTTCATATATTACCCcagatttatttaaaaaaatgggcATAGGTATGATTATTCTATGGGGGGTTACCACATttattaatgttttaattgaaataattacgtaataatttatatatgtacaaTGGTTAACATTAACGAAtacattataaaaatataattttatttggtttaatatcaatatataGATAGATAGATATTTGCAGAAGATTCAAGAATGTTCCAGAGAAATACataatattttctatttcctTAACtagaataattttttttttttttttttggtatgaCATTATTTTAGTGGCGCTATTTATGCGCCTTGtcctttttgtttgttttggcgtgtcaaaaaagaaaagaaaagaaaggaatAGAATGATCTAGAAcattctttctctttcttctttattcttttttgacACGCGTCACACAGAcctgaattaaaaaaaaatatattttcatactcagaaaaagaatataaaaagataaagtCTTATAAGATATTtagctttattttttttattttttttaattctatctctgttatatataaatcataataataataataataatagtaatactaataaacaaaaaacaataacaataacaataacaataacaacaacaataacgaatatataaaatcaaatattaacaatgTTCCCATTTGCTACCACTATCCCAGTTTTCCCACAAAGAAGCATAAATACCTACTGTGATCCATTCTCACCACAGCTTTCCTGTCCTCCCATTTCTAAAAACTATTACAGGAAAAGACAAGAACAAGAGAAAGTGACGGCACCCTTCACTTATGAATTCAAAAAAGGTAATTCTGAGAGTGTTTTATCGTTGTATAAGCAAGTGCCATCAAgattattttctaaaatagTTGAAAAGCATATCTTGAGCCATCCAAACAGAGAACAGTTTTATGATAGCGATTTTTTCGgcaattattatattaatgAAGATCGTGTTTTAGATATATTAGATATGGACAAGGTTGGCACCGAAGTTGCCCGCAAACTATTTGCTTCTTACCAATTAACATTGAACCATGAGGGAaatgaattattaatagaaaaTGCTTCTGATGgttctattattaaaatatttaaactAGATGATTGTTACAGCGATTTTTCTGTCAAAAGTTTGAACTTAGTTGGTCCTGAAAAAGATAAGGCTGCTTTAATATTAGTTTTATGCAAAGACAAGAAAGAAATACTAAGCTcccaaaaaattgaaaaagaacGGAAAGAACAGAAGAAggattcaaaaaaattaaaacaagaacaaaaaagaaaaaacaaatttttaaaaaagaaaacacaGCAAAGAGCCCCAATACAAGAAATTTCCCCAAAAAAAGGGATGTCTGAAGGATTAAAGGAAGAAACagaacaaattaaaaagacaTGTGAAACTAACATGTCAAAATCAAAAGTTAAAGATGCTAAACAGAAAGATGTCCAAGAAAAGTTgcagaaagaaaaaaaattgttgagTGAGAAAT
This window harbors:
- the ECM27 gene encoding Ecm27p (similar to Saccharomyces cerevisiae YJR106W | ECM27 | ExtraCellular Mutant) — translated: MIHTVLEYFYHPIEIYQDSLSKFVSIPLSVLHLSVCFIALGQTSSEYLAPNVNFLCGSSNIIKSILLSWCNSSPDILSGIVAWFHCARQLSSVPSSLDSNGNDILAIGEVLGSSGVILCVALGSIFVILSNILSANDYGDFEFPKVLKLLTNSMLQDLIFLLISVSIIFYCCLKGSISILNCLIMLFVYSSFIFINFYKGRTALSTSEEGEELILELEEGRDDNEDQDISIDLQDLNVVNNHEDNISRTVDNDDDDNNNNNNNNNNNNNNNTPDASINVKSPLSIDTIKKASTLNYSDFMKILSDVVDERTRPHTMPEVINVSDNGFNDNHGANNNEDRNYRANSAPAIINFEPYHDNVDDNNNINDDTDSNNDYTHASNNNAVPPIIFQNNNGIMSVNKKFKKWNNRTLKELTENLSISVQKFRNKGLLSQIVSIVVSPIFIAIKLSVPRTSKSVPKTKARFIVLAIQSLTTPIFSFVSISQFIHANSKSLILSLFGGALIGLLLLSLVILMRQTIIVGTKYSFSQGRGSYDDNENNGVDNDLLWDNEFSTILKFLSVIGIFNSIIWISILANNLIEIISFYQKLTGISESILGITFFAWGNSIGDLLSNIAMLKLYKKLPPTSNNTSSSFNTSHDNSNLGSRILKFAIISIRSCFGGVLINILVGIGFNCLLALIVNDRGFTTQWELSINDTTTYLHFVISSVALFLQIILLIIFCLWVSNNKSDTNISSYITPDLFKKMGIGMIILWGVTTFINVLIEIIT
- the BTN2 gene encoding Btn2p (similar to Saccharomyces cerevisiae YGR142W | BTN2 | BaTteN disease (paralog of YPR158W | CUR1)), giving the protein MFPFATTIPVFPQRSINTYCDPFSPQLSCPPISKNYYRKRQEQEKVTAPFTYEFKKGNSESVLSLYKQVPSRLFSKIVEKHILSHPNREQFYDSDFFGNYYINEDRVLDILDMDKVGTEVARKLFASYQLTLNHEGNELLIENASDGSIIKIFKLDDCYSDFSVKSLNLVGPEKDKAALILVLCKDKKEILSSQKIEKERKEQKKDSKKLKQEQKRKNKFLKKKTQQRAPIQEISPKKGMSEGLKEETEQIKKTCETNMSKSKVKDAKQKDVQEKLQKEKKLLSEKLSDYRNNTSMDNGKSFHRERLDASERNSRRVTKSQVESRSRSLSPVLEDVEDAELTRYNRSLHDSPKGNAVLEDA